The region ctcttttttccGAGACTCTCTTCCTGTTCCAGCAGCTTCATGAGAGGAGCGTGGAGGGCTTTCCCAACTCTTTTGCCCGCCTgcagaaaacaagcaaagaaagaaagaaagaaagaaagaaagaaagaaaggaaataaacaatCCACCTATTTTTCTGCCACTTATCCAGGTTTGGGCACGGGGCAGCAGTGTAAGCAAAGATGACACTTGGCTctgcctagaaattctgtctatAAAAGTAGTGCCCATTGACTTATGGTTGAAATGCAGCAGCCCAGGTTCAAGTTCAACCTGCAGCTCCAACTCCACGTGAGAATATAAAGGATTCCTTTTAACTGAAGGTCAAATGTTGctgctttaaaatgtaaataaggtTAAAAGCACAATTTGTTAATTCTTCAGCTGTGCTGAGAGGAGGCCAGATGGCTGAGGAGCGAAGCTGGGCTCACCTCTGTCATTTCAAAGATGCTCTCTGGGTCCAGACTGCCTCCGCCCACCTTCCTCATACAGGTGATGGTGCCCTTGTGCGTGACGGAGATTATGAGGCTTGCCACAGAGCAGGCCTTCTCCTGCAGTGTTGCATCCACCACATGTCTGTGTCccacctgcagaaacacagtGAGCCGCATGTAGCACTATGGTGTGGTGACAGTCATCACCTCTGAGCATCAGCAAGTGAGCTCACCTTGCACAAAGTCACTATACAGGGAACGTTTTCTACGTTGAGTCTCATACAGTCGTAGGGGTCGTCAGACAGCTCaatttcttttcctccttcttcATCGGATGATATGTGAACTTTGGGAATTCTGTCGGTGGAGTAATCAAGACTTTTAGTAAGATTTCATTTGTGCAATATTAAATAAACTGTAAGATGCCAAAAAATCTCAAACGGAGACTCACTTTGTGTTGAAGAGAGCCGCCTTGATAGCTACTGATATGGCATCGTACAAGTTTCCATCACACTGCAGGAGCTGTGGAAGCATAAAAACATGAGATTTGACCCAAGTTGTTTGGATTTATTTGGAAATGTTCAAGCAAATCTTAACACCTCTACACTGCTAACAACTCTTACTatacaaacaggaagaaaaacgtAAATGCAGGAAAACAGCCTTGTCATTTTGAGgataaaagcagaagcacagcCCATAAGAATCACATGTAGGGTTGTGATGGAATaattgtaattatttattagttttttgtGCTAAAATATGTCAGAAAATTGTGAAAATGACTGGTGTAGTAAGTTCTCAGTCAAATTATTGTCCAAAAATAACTTGTTCtgtctaaaaacaataaatttaTTATTGCAGAAAACAActgtggagcagcagaggagaggaTTTTGGCTGGATCACTAGTCAAAATTCAATGACGCTCAAATGGAGggcaaaaaaaactgcagtcatGGAGAAAGGGAGCTGCAGTGTACAGTGCacgttttctttatttttgcacactagaaaaaataaatattaaaaaagaaaaaaaattttaGGAAGCAAAAGGCAGCGTTGGACACTACGACTCACCAGCACATCCACATAGAGCACCCAGCAGTGTTCTCCAGCACATATGCAGAGGCTCTTCAGATCGATGCTGCgtttgttgttgaagactttGTAGAGGGTGTTACTCAGCTTCGTGCCCAGCTCCTCACCCCCTCTGCCCTCAAACTCGGGGGTCGCATTGGCcgaactgaagaagaaacaaccCAGCTATGTCGTACAGCAGGAGCTTATCCCAGAGTAAAGCTTGCTAATCTTGCTACCTCTCTTCACACAAACACGTTATGTATGGTCATATGATGATACTTTCTTTAGTGGACTATGGTGGAAATCCAGGGAACAGATAATGCAACACTACCTCCTGGTGGCAGCACATCCATTAAAACACTCACTTAACttcaagtgattttttttactttcaatGTCTTTAAAATCTTTAATTGCTGATGCAAAAATTTTGATTTGAATTCAAGATTTTTCACctaaacactgtaaaaaatgacgCGTACCCACGTTTAAACCAACGGGGTGTAACAACTCTTCCGAGCCACAGCCTGGCTTACCTTTCAACTccccacaaaacaaaaaacaaaacaaaaaaacagttgttttttttaaaccacattCATGAATAGAGAAAAAATACACTTAATTATTCTggggtatttttttttgtttttattctgggGTATTTCTAGTTCTTTTTATATAACAGCAGCTGTTGCACTTTTACCTATTCTCACGCTGCCAAATAAATCTTACAGAAAATAATGAGAATAATGAGAATAATGAGAATAAtaactgtaataataataattaatcaaATCAGAAGTAATCAAAATCAGTACATGTTTTAGCACCAACTCTGCTGCTACACTATACAGTTTGTGCCCGTCAATAAtacgtaaaaataaaaataaaataattctgtGATTAACACAGAAAGCAAATTTCGATAATCACTGTGAAGATTGTAGAAAATGCCGTGGGACCTTTTCCCCCCTCTGTTAAATCCATAGTGGCACCTCTGggctcaaacacacacttgaTTACAGCTCTCACCAGACACATGTGCTTTAACGTGGAATTACCAGCTTCAAGTGGAATAGTGAAATCATATTGTGGATGTTTGTATCCCTATTTTGGCCACAGTTTCAGAATTGTTATACCCCTCATAAACAGAAATATCATTTAGCAGCATACATACCAATCAACAAAGAACTCCAAATAGCCCTCGGCTGGCACCGTTGGCCTTGGTTTTCCAATCTCTGCCTTAACACCCACAAGAACCGCTGTGTGCCCCTGAAAGAGAGACAAACCATGGAGTGATATAAAAAGGTTGGTCTGACAGTGGAACCTGGAAATGAGCTTCAACAGCACTCTGACTTCTGAAAAGCGTACTCATGCCTTCACTTCATCTCAGCTTTACTACTAACAGTTTTCATTCATCTGCCAAGTCATTCAGGTTTTGCTTTGCTGACTGTAGCTGGACTAAAACCCTGTGGGAAGCCTCTTAAGTGACAAGTGAGATCACATATCAGCCATTGTGGCTTCTTTACACTGGCTCCAAGTCAAATTTAGATGTGATTTTAAGAATTCGTTTTTGCGTAAATCGTTTAATGATCATTAAATTTCAGTCTTTCAGCTGTTCACACATGCTGCCTGATTTAATTACCAGCGTGACTTTGGCGGATCCGTCTGTGTTGGAAACCACATCGGTCTCTATTTCCATGTGTCTGTAGTCCTCGCAGCCTCGTCCATCCACCCTTAAGTCATCCTGAAGACCAGGAAGAAACATGTCAACAGAGACAGTGCTAATGCAGCTAGCTTCCTATCGCTAAagctcataaatacatttaaaatgattttaacagaataaacaaaagtctggtgctgtatttttttaacatgtttgttaacAACTTACTCGTATGCCGTGTAGTATGTACACTTTTTCAGCCTCACTAACTTGCACTGTTGCCATTTTTCAGAAACACTttcagcatgtgtgtgtatgtctgtcgCTTTACCCCTGCGTCATCAGAAGACGACAATGGGGGAAAAATCCGAAGGGCATGCTGGTTGTTTGAGTTTTCTAATAATCTTTACAGGTAAACGCCCCACCCAACAAACACAAGACAGTGACCTCCTAAAAACAAAGATATTCCACTGATGTTGACACGAAAAGCAACTTAAAGTTTGAACAACCCTTTACAACAATTTTTCTGCACGTGCTTTAACTTATGCCACGTATTTTTGGTAATTTTtttcttgtgatttttttccacGAAATCTGTGAATTTTGTACCCTATGTATTTTACTTgtaaatttgttgttttatattattaagTTTCTATTTCCTATTTTATTAAAGAAATTtggtatttttttaataaatagatGAGTGTTTTCTCAACAGCTGCCCATTTTTGCGTGTAAATTTACTTTTTGTGTCATagactgacatttttttgtttttgtttgttgcttaaaatattgtaattttttgGGGTTATTTGccactttttttcctctcattttTTCCTTGTAACTTTTTTTGGAAATTTTTCTCCCCTAGTACAatcccttatttatttatttatttatttattcattcattcatttatctaTTTTCCTTACAGACTTACTCACTTTAACCTTCAGCAGCCCTCACCATCGTAAGGGGGGTGGTAGGATTTTGCAAGGTTTTGATCTCAGCCCGGGTGAAAGTACCACCTAGAAGTCAACGCTCAGGGTTAAGCGGCCCATTACAGACAGGAGAGGGTGTCTGACTTCCTGGTTGGATCTGCATTTTGTTGTCCCGCTGCCCGCAGAGCTTTCTGGATCTGACGGGAGGAGCGGCAGTTCGACAGCACCTTGTGTCAGGTCACGTTTAGCTGACTGTTAGTGAGGATAATTAACACTTCTTTGAAAACGAGACAGCAACGAGAGCGGGAGCCGAGTCGCTGGGGCCGTGGAGGGCAACTGCCCGAAGATCGGTGAGGTTAGCTGGGATTGAGCTAACGGACGCAGCGGAGGGGCAGACAGGCGTGTGTGGATAGTTTGGGGTGTCTGAACTCTACAAGCCTCTAAACTACACAAAGAGTTCAAGAAGCGTCCGTCGAGAAAGGCAAGAGAGTGCGAGGTAGGCTGTGAAAACCCAGTTTCACTCTGGAAAATGGTTTTGTAGATTTTAAGTGTTTCCATTTATCAACTACTGGAAAACCAGTCATCCCGCTCTGTTTCAGCTACCAGTTAACTTCCTGGTTTGGTTTATTACTGCACTTTCCAAAAGATGAGTAGTTATGTCCTATACATCATATATGTTACCATATACGATACTCATCATATCTTTGTGGTGGTTAGTTTACCTGAAATACAGCAAACCGTGCTCAAAAGCACTTCAGCCGTATACATGAGCCCAGAACACAcgcttattttttttc is a window of Maylandia zebra isolate NMK-2024a linkage group LG22, Mzebra_GT3a, whole genome shotgun sequence DNA encoding:
- the exosc7 gene encoding exosome complex component RRP42, with translation MATVQVSEAEKVYILHGIRDDLRVDGRGCEDYRHMEIETDVVSNTDGSAKVTLGHTAVLVGVKAEIGKPRPTVPAEGYLEFFVDCSANATPEFEGRGGEELGTKLSNTLYKVFNNKRSIDLKSLCICAGEHCWVLYVDVLLLQCDGNLYDAISVAIKAALFNTKIPKVHISSDEEGGKEIELSDDPYDCMRLNVENVPCIVTLCKVGHRHVVDATLQEKACSVASLIISVTHKGTITCMRKVGGGSLDPESIFEMTEAGKRVGKALHAPLMKLLEQEESLGKKRQKVGFLG